From the Mangifera indica cultivar Alphonso chromosome 10, CATAS_Mindica_2.1, whole genome shotgun sequence genome, one window contains:
- the LOC123228184 gene encoding LOB domain-containing protein 42-like isoform X2: MSCSGCRILRKGCSENCMLRHCLQWIDGPQAQANATVFVAKFFGRAGLMSFISAVPETQRPGGGGCSIVSVVAIRGGGEDGEYGERSSGAAVDGELARVPDGGGDGSLRRRVASTARRVDVGV, from the exons ATGAGTTGCAGTGGCTGCAGAATCCTCAGAAAAGGTTGCAGCGAGAACTGCATGCTTAGACACTGTCTACAATGGATAGACGGCCCTCAAGCTCAGGCCAACGCCACCGTCTTCGTCGCCAAGTTCTTCGGCCGAGCCGGTCTTATGTCGTTTATCTCCGCCGTGCCTGAAACTCAACGTCCTG GTGGTGGTGGTTGCAGCATTGTTTCAGTCGTTGCTATACGAGGCGGTGGGGAGGACGGTGAATACGGTGAGCGGAGCAGTGGGGCTGCTGTTGACGGGGAACTGGCACGTGTGCCAGACGGCGGTGGAGACGGTTCTTTGCGGAGGCGAGTTGCATCCACTGCCAGACGTGTTGACGTCGGAGTTTGA
- the LOC123228184 gene encoding LOB domain-containing protein 38-like isoform X1, whose protein sequence is MSCSGCRILRKGCSENCMLRHCLQWIDGPQAQANATVFVAKFFGRAGLMSFISAVPETQRPALFQSLLYEAVGRTVNTVSGAVGLLLTGNWHVCQTAVETVLCGGELHPLPDVLTSEFDDVSESGVLHCTSLSREVISVPLKRNSSEPQGDLDLTLTTCLPSRAVKRPAPSPSEESKTTTSGSGLENCSSEGGKRKLLRLFL, encoded by the exons ATGAGTTGCAGTGGCTGCAGAATCCTCAGAAAAGGTTGCAGCGAGAACTGCATGCTTAGACACTGTCTACAATGGATAGACGGCCCTCAAGCTCAGGCCAACGCCACCGTCTTCGTCGCCAAGTTCTTCGGCCGAGCCGGTCTTATGTCGTTTATCTCCGCCGTGCCTGAAACTCAACGTCCTG CATTGTTTCAGTCGTTGCTATACGAGGCGGTGGGGAGGACGGTGAATACGGTGAGCGGAGCAGTGGGGCTGCTGTTGACGGGGAACTGGCACGTGTGCCAGACGGCGGTGGAGACGGTTCTTTGCGGAGGCGAGTTGCATCCACTGCCAGACGTGTTGACGTCGGAGTTTGATGACGTGTCAGAATCTGGTGTACTCCACTGTACATCTCTTTCGAGAGAGGTTATTTCCGTTCCCTTGAAAAGGAACAGCAGTGAACCCCAGGGAGATCTCGATCTGACTTTGACGACTTGTTTGCCGTCGAGAGCAGTGAAACGTCCCGCACCAAGTCCGTCAGAGGAGTCCAAAACGACAACGTCCGGAAGTGGGCTTGAAAATTGTAGTTCTGAGGGAGGTAAAAGGAAGCTCTTGAGACTGTTCCTTTAA